A single region of the Anopheles funestus chromosome X, idAnoFuneDA-416_04, whole genome shotgun sequence genome encodes:
- the LOC125769026 gene encoding uncharacterized protein LOC125769026, with product MKVFGESSEDVLVVAVYCGDTKPQSVEEYLRTFVNELNNLQENGIMVNGRRYEIMLRAIIADTPARVFIKGVKSFNSSSGCLKCTVKVIKDRETKRSYYDGINGQPRTDELFKAKHYKTHIKNDTPLTDLHNCDIIKSIIIADDLHLFHYGALRKLLKGFTQGNFGNEPKLTFKHRKEISSFLRMLKLPCEIPRKMRGLNLLKIWKASEFQSFLLYASVEVLKGRITDRAYNHFMLLFRAATFFSSHVYENYWEYAGRLLDLFVEDFPEVYDKTLLSSNIHNLHHVYEDVREFGPLPTISSYIYEGHLQNMKRVTRSKKKCLEQIRNRIKELRYLNSAKKKPNSKFPFIKIKGNNTVMHINRNFILRNDQRNQWFMTKDNSIFLYSSAIETSTGILIQAKKIDSKSISFSQPCPSSYLNIYDANMVDLSNVFITIPVSDVKCKLAAIPKTMTNIMDNISYKFIPVHNTFLNT from the exons ATGAAAGTGTTTGGTGAATCTAGTGAAGATGTGCTGGTCGTTGCAGTATATTGTGGAGATACGAAACCACAGTCCGTGGAGGAGTACCTAAGAACATTTGTAAATGAGCTGAACAACTTGCAGGAGAACGGCATAATGGTTAACGGCCGCAGATATGAAATAATGTTGCGAGCAATCATTGCAGATACTCCGGCTCGTGTATTTATTAAAG gtGTCAAATCATTCAACTCGTCTAGTGGCTGTTTGAAATGCACTGTAAAGGTCATAAAAGATCGGGAAACGAAACGATCCTACTATGATGGAATTAACGGACAGCCTCGAACAGATGAGCTATTCAAAGCGAAGCATTATAAAACTCACATAAAAAATGACACACCTCTTACCGATCTGCATAACTGTGATATAATCAAAAGTATAATTATTGCTGACGATCTACATCTATTTCATTACGGAGCTCTAAGAAAACTATTGAAAGGTTTTACGCAGGGTAATTTTGGAAATGAGCCTAAGCTTACTTTCAAACATCGTAAAgagatttcttcttttttacgaATGCTAAAATTACCATGTGAGATTCCTCGCAAAATGCGAGGcctaaatttgttaaaaatatggAAAGCTTCCGAATTTCAAAGCTTTCTTCTCTACGCTAGTGTGGAAGTTCTTAAAGGGCGAATAACTGATAGAGCTTATAATCATTTTATGTTACTGTTTCGTGccgcaacttttttttcatctcatgTCTACGAAAATTATTGGGAATATGCAGGAAGACTCTTAGATCTGTTTGTAGAAGATTTTCCGGAAGTATATGATAAAACGCTTTTATCTAGCAATATACATAACCTGCATCATGTGTATGAAGATGTTCGTGAATTTGGACCTTTGCCTACAATATCATCTTACATTTATGAAGGTCATCTACAAAACATGAAACGAGTTACgcgcagtaaaaaaaaatgtttagaacAAATAAGAAATAGAATCAAGGAACTACGTTATTTAAattcagcaaagaaaaaaccaaactcaaaatttccttttatcaaaataaaaggCAATAATACCGTGATGCATATAAATCGAAATTTTATACTCAGAAATGATCAGAGAAACCAATGGTTTATGACGAAAGATAATTCTATTTTTCTATATAGTTCAGCGATAGAAACTTCCACGGGCATACTtattcaagcaaaaaaaattgattctaAAAGTATTAGTTTCTCCCAACCATGTCCTTCAtcctatttaaatatttatgatgcaAATATGGTAGATCtttctaatgtttttattacaatcCCCGTTTCGGATGTGAAATGCAAACTAGCTGCCATACCGAAAACAATGACTAACATAATGGATAACATCTCATATAAGTTTATTCCTGTACATAACACATTTTTGAACACATGA